The sequence ACTCTTGTATTTATAAAAATCATGCTTTATGAACTTATAAGCCGCGTAAATACTGAGCTTTAGAGAATATATTTAAAATAAATTGGCTCCTAAAAAAGTCTAAATCGATACTAATAATTAATTCAAATTCGTTATCGACCAGACAATTTGAATAACTAAGAGTAAATAAATTACAGATAATATACGAATACATTTATTACATTGCATGAAGTATAAATATTACGAATGAATGATTTTGTTAAGTCAATATTTTACGATTAAAAAATAAAAAAAGATGAGATAATATGCGGCATTAATATTCGATCTACAGTAAAAGATTAAAGAACTGATTGCAATAAAAAAGTTAGATTATGTTATTTGTCAAGGAGGTTTATCCCGACTGGTAAGAAGTAACGAATAATAATTATTTATTCATTACTTCTCAATTCACAATTTTCTAAATATTTACGACTATCCCTGCACTTTGATTAGACATTCTATCGACGGCACATAAAGCATAAGTTCCTGGTTCAACAGTGGTTTCGGTTGTTTGTTCTGGTAACACTTTTTGCAGCTTCCAGTTGTTACCAATCTTTTGATAAAGAGTCCAAGAGCGGATTTCGCCACTAGTAGAGCGCCAAGTAATTTTTAGGTTATCTGTTTGTACCGCAACTGGTGATGTTGGCGGTATGACATCTTTCCAGGGCATTGTAGGAACTAATGCAGGTTCTTTATATAATAAAGATTTGAATTTTTCAGCGATACCTTGACGATTTTCTTCAATTGCACTAGCACTAAAGAAAATATTTCCTAATGATAGTTGTTCGCGTAAACTGCGGCTGATAGTTACTTGCTTGATGATTTCTCTTTGTTTCCAAGCTTTGCCATCTAAACGTGCAACCGTGTTACCTGCATAAACATGTCGCTGCTGGGAATTGATACTCGTCCACCAGCGCAATAGTACCGGATAACTTTGCGAGGTTTGGTCGATACGCCAATATAGTTGCGGTGCAATATAATCCAACCAGCCTTGCTGCAACCATTTTTTGGCATCGGCGTACAGTGTGCCGTAAGCGTCTAAGCCCTTAATTCCAGCAGGTTGCCCAGGACGGTAAATTCCGAAAGGACTAATACCAAATTTGACATGAGATTTAGCGGAATTAATACCTTGCCATAAGCGCCGCATCATTATATTGACATTATTTCTGCGCCAGTCATTTAAACTTAATCTGCCGCCAGTATTGCGATAAGCTGCATAGGTTTTGCTATCCGGGAACGATAAATTACGGATGGGATAAGGATAGAAATAATCGTCTAGGTGAATGCCGTCAACATCGTAACGCCGCACCACATCCATAATCACATTGTAGATTCTATCCTGTACTACCTTTGCACCGGGGTCCATCCATAATTGAGTGCCCCAACGGTAAACTACTTCTGGATTAGTTTCGGCAATATGAGGAGAAACATTTTTGACTCTGCGGTAAGAAGTGCTGGCACGGTAAGGATTAAACCAAGCATGAAACTCGATATTGCGCTTGTGACATTGTGCGATCGCAAATTCTAAGGGGTCATATCCAGGTGATTTTCCTTGAATTCCGGTTAACCAAGCACTCCAAGGTTCGTATTTGGAATCATACAAGGCATCTCCTTCGGGACGAACCTGTAATATTAAAGCGTTAAAGTTTAATTCTTGTAATTTGTCGAGCAGTTGAATCAACTCAGCCTTTTGCCGATCTGCTGATAATCCGGCACGCGAAGGCCAGTCACTATTCCAAACCGATGCAACCCAAGCACCGCGAAATTCTCTTTGCGGCTCGATTTGAACGCTTCCTGGTGGTGGTGCTGGTATATTGGTATTAGCTGGTGGGTTAACTATATATTGTGAAGAAATAGGTTGTTCTTCGCCCAGCCAAACCAAAGCTTGATAAACAAAAACCGAAATATCGGCGCGAGTTGCGGCTAAAGTAGGATTGAGTAAGTTCGGATTTGGATGACTTGCTACCATACCGGCGCGGGTAGTAATAGCGGCGGTAGGTTTAGCATAATCTGGGATTTTGTAAGCATCCCGATAGATTTGTCCAAGCACGGGTAATAAATCGTTGGACACCTTTGATGTCATTCCCAACCCACTAATAATACTCAAAAGCGCATTTATTCTTTGAATCCTGTTTCCAGGGCGAAAATAATTGTTGGGAAAGCCGGTAATAAATACTGTTTCGTAAGCTTTTTGAATCGCAGAAGCCGCCCAATAGTTTTCGGGGACATCTACAAATGAGACGTATTCGCGTTTTTTGGGAATTCGGGAAAACGTAGTAGTAATTATGGCGGCAAATTCAGCACGAGTGACTGAATTATCGGGGCGAAACTTACCGTCAGGATAGCCGTTTAAAATACCTCGACGCGCCAAAGCCTCAATAAAAGGACGCGCCCAGTGGTTTGTAATATCCGGGAAGCGGGCAGATGATGATGCCATAATTACGCTCAGATACCTTGTATCTAAATTGACTTTTTCTGCCCCTGATTATGCTATCCCCACCCAGAAAAAATAAAGTAAAATAAGTACTAAATATTACATTTGTGTTTGGAGTCACAATGTAGCTGATTATCTATTGTTTTAGCAAACAGCCGCAAGGAAGTTAAACCAAAAATAGTTCTAGATAAACTAATTTAGAAAACTGTTGTAAACCTACTTTAAAGCTATTTAAAACAACAATGATTTGAGTACAATATGACTTGATATCCCGATTTTAGGTTCATAAACTGTAATAGTAATTTAGCAGTATATATAATTAATTTTGTTAGAAATCTTGCGTAAACTTACTTACATATTATTTTTATCTAGTTTAATCTGTGTACTTGGCTTCTCTTCTGTCAGGAATTATGTCAGCAAAAAGTCACCAACTGTAAGTTGTCATGAATGGGGATTTTCTTCAAAAGCTGAAAAATACTACACTCATCCAGAAAAGATAGTATTAGAACCTTGGCGGGGACAGCATCACGTATACGGAATATTTCAGATTCCCGGCGGTTATCTTAACGACAAGTTATTAGAAGTAAAAGTACCTGGGAGTAAAACTTACTGCGGGGTACTTAATTATGGTGGTACCGTAGCGATTGATGGCGTAAAAGCGAAACCCGGACATTATTTGATGAAGGGAATGTTAAATACTCGTTTTGCAATCAAATTAATCTTGCAAGGTAAGCAAGAAGAATTGAAGAAACCGGATAATTGGAATTTGGGATATACCAAGATTGACAGTTAACAGTGAACAGTGAGCAGTGAGCAGTTATTACCAATATCCAATTGTCTAATTACAACAACATTCCGGCAATACAGGATGTCATGAAACAGGCGATCGCACCACCAATCATGGCTCTAATTCCCATTTGGGCTAAGTCGGCTTGACGGTTGGGGGCTATGGCTCCGATTCCACCTATTTGAATACCGATGGAACCAATATTAGAAAATCCACATAGAGCATAAGTGGCAATTATTCTTGCTCTTTCGGAAATCGCAGATTCTGCTACCATTTTTTGCAAATCTTGGTAGGCAATAAATTCGTTTAAAATCGTCTTTTTACCCAGCAATATTCCCACTTGCCCGCAATCTGCCCAAGGTACGCCCATCAACCAAGCTACAGGTGCGAGTAGGTAAGAAAATATCCATTCTAATGAAAGTTGCGGTAAACCAGTGCGGGAGCCAATATAACCTAGAATACCGTTTGCCAAGGCTAATAATCCTAAAAAAGCAATCAACATCGCGGCTACATTTAACGCTAATTTCATCCCTTCACTAGCACCAGTTGCGGCTGCGTCAATAGCGTTGGAGTAGTCACTCTTCACCTCGATTTTAACTTCCCCTGCGGTAGGGGATGATTCGGTTTCGGGATAAAGTATTTTAGAAACTGCTAATGCTGCGGGTGCAGACATTACTGAAGCAGCGATTAAATGTTCTGCTGACACGCCAAAGGAAATATATGCAGCCATTACCCCACCTGCAATTGTGGCGAAGCCCCCCGTCATAACCGCATGTAATTCGGAACGAGTCATGGTTGCTACATAGGGTTTGATTAATAAAGGCGCTTCGGATTGCCCGACAAAGATATTCGCAGCAGCACTAAGGGATTCGGAGCCTGATGTTTTCATGGTTTTCATCATCACGTTAGCAACTACCTGCACTATTCTTTGCAAAATACCGTAGTGGTACAAAATAGTGATGAATGAAGAGAAAAAGATGATTGTCGGTAGTACTTTGAATGCGATGTAGTGTTCTTCAAAGTTGTCACCAAATACGAATTTGGCTCCCGCATCGGAATAGTTGAGAAATTGACTGACTACATCCCCAAGAAATTTGAACACCACAAAACCGGGTTTTGTTCTCAGAATTAAAATTCCGAAAACTAGCTGCAAAGCAATCCCCCACAGTACCGGCACCCAACGAATAGCACGACGGTTAACCGACAAACTATAAGAAATTCCTACGAATGCAAAGATTCCCAACAACGATATTAAACGCATAATCAGTGAACAGTTATCAGTGAGCAGTTAACAGTTATCAGTTAATAATTAAAATTTTTTCTTCCCCCTCTTCCCCCTCTCCCCCCTCTTCCCCCTTTTCCCCCCTCTTCCCATTCCTTGTGAATGATAGAAATAACAATTAATGGGGAACTCTAAATTCATAAATCTATAAAATTAGCATATAAGAATGGTTATTATTACTGGTTATGAGATACTCGAACAAATTTATGAAAGCCATAATTCTGCGGTTTATCGGGGAAAACGGGAGGAAGATAATCAGCCAATTATTCTGAAGATTCTCAAGCAAGAATGTTTGACTCCACTACAGTTGACTCGCTATAAACAAGAGTATGAAATCACTTGCAATCTAGAACATCCAGGAATTATCAAGGCTTACGATTTACAACAAGATCATTTTTTAGTGATGATTTTAGAGGATTTTGGAGGAGAGTCGTTGAGGAATTTACTCTACAAAAGAAAATTTAATTTGTTTGAATCCTTGGAAATTGCTTGTCAAATTACTGATAGTTTGGCTCAAATTCATGCAGCACAAGTAATTCATAAGGATATTAATCCTAGTAATATTGTTTT comes from Rivularia sp. PCC 7116 and encodes:
- a CDS encoding family 10 glycosylhydrolase, which produces MASSSARFPDITNHWARPFIEALARRGILNGYPDGKFRPDNSVTRAEFAAIITTTFSRIPKKREYVSFVDVPENYWAASAIQKAYETVFITGFPNNYFRPGNRIQRINALLSIISGLGMTSKVSNDLLPVLGQIYRDAYKIPDYAKPTAAITTRAGMVASHPNPNLLNPTLAATRADISVFVYQALVWLGEEQPISSQYIVNPPANTNIPAPPPGSVQIEPQREFRGAWVASVWNSDWPSRAGLSADRQKAELIQLLDKLQELNFNALILQVRPEGDALYDSKYEPWSAWLTGIQGKSPGYDPLEFAIAQCHKRNIEFHAWFNPYRASTSYRRVKNVSPHIAETNPEVVYRWGTQLWMDPGAKVVQDRIYNVIMDVVRRYDVDGIHLDDYFYPYPIRNLSFPDSKTYAAYRNTGGRLSLNDWRRNNVNIMMRRLWQGINSAKSHVKFGISPFGIYRPGQPAGIKGLDAYGTLYADAKKWLQQGWLDYIAPQLYWRIDQTSQSYPVLLRWWTSINSQQRHVYAGNTVARLDGKAWKQREIIKQVTISRSLREQLSLGNIFFSASAIEENRQGIAEKFKSLLYKEPALVPTMPWKDVIPPTSPVAVQTDNLKITWRSTSGEIRSWTLYQKIGNNWKLQKVLPEQTTETTVEPGTYALCAVDRMSNQSAGIVVNI
- a CDS encoding NupC/NupG family nucleoside CNT transporter yields the protein MMRLISLLGIFAFVGISYSLSVNRRAIRWVPVLWGIALQLVFGILILRTKPGFVVFKFLGDVVSQFLNYSDAGAKFVFGDNFEEHYIAFKVLPTIIFFSSFITILYHYGILQRIVQVVANVMMKTMKTSGSESLSAAANIFVGQSEAPLLIKPYVATMTRSELHAVMTGGFATIAGGVMAAYISFGVSAEHLIAASVMSAPAALAVSKILYPETESSPTAGEVKIEVKSDYSNAIDAAATGASEGMKLALNVAAMLIAFLGLLALANGILGYIGSRTGLPQLSLEWIFSYLLAPVAWLMGVPWADCGQVGILLGKKTILNEFIAYQDLQKMVAESAISERARIIATYALCGFSNIGSIGIQIGGIGAIAPNRQADLAQMGIRAMIGGAIACFMTSCIAGMLL